Proteins encoded in a region of the Benincasa hispida cultivar B227 chromosome 2, ASM972705v1, whole genome shotgun sequence genome:
- the LOC120071922 gene encoding protein EFFECTOR OF TRANSCRIPTION 2-like, translated as MRLKREDCKRTKHDSNFSKWEILVAPSDWEDYSLGKEGAERYRIHNLPKVSGPGLYELGIAVSSSGLGREIPKLDADWIVVVYLGEADNVRTRLQHYGRSGSHLGNGYLCVVDCKVVPLEKGPGLFQEMFSRGYSVVYRWAPMKNKKDAQMTEAQLLKTFDYAWNTSGNGARRHNDVLTKLDNIASRTTKFTFISRQLLPFRQKQMGIKIKTSKPIPPENKPAEYAEKRNSFFSRILNFSRSRPRLVVDTDDVNETDNNSCGVVEGYGVVCRKPPVEGRKRCAEHKGMKINGLLKNSSGIGDKDFSGSITEISNYKEECSVSDSFPNKGSFIPICGVVLYDGSPCRRPPVQGRKRCEEHKGQRIRRSTSLDVITSQDNHATLKYKQTSPISTPESILIAQGNSSGLSDLSSGLERMCGVDLGNGLYCTRQPVKGRVRCGEHKGMRTNRLILRLATSIKPDVSDTGSVS; from the exons ATGAGACTGAAGAGGGAAGACTGTAAACGCACCAAACACGATTCCAATTTCTCCAAATGGGAG ATTCTTGTTGCCCCTTCTGATTGGGAAGACTATTCATTGGGGAAGGAAGGTGCAGAAAGGTACAGAATTCATAATCTTCCTAAAGTTTCAGGTCCTGGATTGTATGAGCTTGGCATTGCTGTATCTAGCTCCGGTTTGGGTCGTGAGATACCTAAACTAGATGCAGACTGGATAGTTGTTGTCTACCTTGGCGAAGCCGACAATGTGAGAACGCGACTACAGCACTATGGTCGTTCAGGTTCTCATTTGGGCAATGGTTATTTATGTGTTGTTGACTGTAAAGTTGTTCCCCTCGAAAAGGGACCTGGTTTATTTCAAGAAATGTTCTCAAGAGGGTACTCCGTCGTGTATAGATGGGCTCCC ATGAAAAACAAGAAGGATGCTCAAATGACAGAAGCTCAACTGCTTAAAACATTTGACTATGCATGGAATACAAGTGGTAATGGTGCAAGACGCCATAATGATGTACTTACAAAACTCGACAATATTGCTTCACGAACTACAAAATTTACCTTCATTTCCAGGCAGCTTCTGCCTTTTAGACAGAAGCAAATGGGCATCAAAATTAAAACAAGCAAGCCCATCCCACCAGAGAACAAACCAGCTGAATATGCTGAGAAGAGGAACAGTTTCTTTTCTcgcattctcaacttcagcagATCTCGGCCTAGGCTAGTTGTCGACACTGATGATGTTAATGAGACAGATAACAATAGCTGTGGAGTAGTCGAAGGTTATGGCGTGGTTTGTAGGAAGCCCCCTGTTGAAGGAAGAAAGAGGTGTGCTGAACATAAAGGGATGAAAATTAATGGGTTACTGAAGAACTCATCTGGCATAGGTGATAAAGACTTCTCTGGTAGTATTACTGAGATTTCTAATTACAAAGAAGAATGCTCCGTTTCGGATTCATTTCCTAATAAGGGGAGTTTTATTCCAATTTGTGGAGTTGTTCTATATGATGGCTCTCCATGTAGAAGACCCCCAGTCCAAGGAAGGAAACGATGTGAAGAACACAAAGGGCAAAGAATTCGTAGATCGACTTCACTCGATGTGATTACAAGCCAAGATAATCATGCCACTTTGAAGTACAAGCAAACTTCACCCATATCAACACCTGAGTCAATTTTGATAGCACAAGGCAATTCTTCAGGACTTTCTGATCTCAGTTCAGGCCTTGAAAGAATGTGTGGTGTTGACTTAGGCAATGGACTCTACTGCACTAGGCAGCCAGTGAAAGGACGAGTTAGGTGTGGGGAACATAAGGGAATGAGAACTAATAGGTTGATTTTAAGGTTAGCCACAAGCATCAAACCCGATGTGTCCGATACCGGTTCTGTCAGCTAG
- the LOC120070535 gene encoding thiamine phosphate phosphatase-like protein produces MAGITIVFDFDRTIIDGDSDYLVVTQMGLTNLFNELYSSLPWNSLMDTLIVELQSQGKTMREIAKCLEGAALHPRIIAAIKSAQDAGCDLRIISDANQFFIETILEHHGVLGCFSTINTNPTFVDRKGRLRILPYHNESSPHGCNLCPSNMCKGLVIDQIRASKGEKNEFIYIGDGRGDYCPTLRLQEGDHVMPRKLYPLSDRINSNQTLVKAKIHEWSDGKELEKILLNLLDVK; encoded by the exons ATGGCTGGAATTACGATAGTTTTCGACTTCGATCGGACAATCATTGATGGCGATAGCGATTATTTGGTGGTGACTCAAATGGGTCTCACTAATCTCTTCAACGAGCTTTACTCTTCCTTGCCTTGGAACTCTCTCAtg GATACGTTGATAGTTGAGCTCCAATCTCAAGGAAAAACTATGAGGGAAATTGCAAAGTGTCTGGAAGGCGCTGCATTGCATCCACGAATTATTGCTGCTATTAAATCAGCTCAGGATGCTGG GTGTGACTTAAGGATAATTAGTGATGCTAATCAGTTTTTCATTGAGACAATCTTAGAACATCATGGTGTGTTGGGATGCTTTTCAACTATCAACACAAATCCTACCTTTGTTGATCGGAAAGGAAGGCTTAGAATTTTACCATATCATAATGAGTCATCTCCTCATGGCTGCAATTTGTGCCCATCAAATATGTGTAAG GGCTTGGTAATCGATCAAATCCGAGCTTCGAAAGGCGAAAAAAATGAATTCATATACATTGGAGATGGAAGGGGTGATTATTGCCCAACCCTGAGGCTTCAAGAAGGAGATCATGTGATGCCTAGGAAGCTCTATCCTCTCTCAGATCGCATAAACTCCAATCAAACTCTTGTGAAGGCTAAGATCCATGAATGGAGTGATGGGAAAGAGCTGGAGAAAATTTTACTCAACCTTCTGGATGTAAAATAA
- the LOC120071923 gene encoding mitochondrial carrier protein CoAc2: MVKKRDEKEVGMIMDGVIEAMPQYAKELVAGGVAGGIAKTVVAPLERVKILFQTRRAEYQSIGLFGSIKKIAKTEGFLGFYRGNGASVARIVPYAALHYMAYEQYRRWIILSFPNFDRGPILDLLAGSFAGGTAVIFTYPLDLVRTKLAFQVVGPSKSSIHGLVVPEHVYRGISDCFSKTFKEAGLRGLYRGVAPSLYGIFPYAGLKFYFYEEMKRHVPEDHKKNIMVKLVCGSVAGLLGQTFTYPLDVVRRQMQVQRLLASNSTEMMGTFETLALIARKQGFKQLFSGLSINYLKVVPSVAIGFTVYDVMKTYLRVPSRDEAVVEVVTNKRNIQSSSLNT; this comes from the exons ATGGTGAAGAAGAGAGATGAAAAAGAGGTCGGTATGATCATGGATGGGGTCATAGAAGCTATGCCTCAATACGCCAAGGAGTTGGTTGCCGGTGGGGTCGCCGGCGGAATTGCGAAGACCGTCGTCGCTCCACTTGAGCGTGTCAAGATTTTATTCCAG ACCAGAAGAGCAGAGTATCAAAGCATAGGACTATTTGGATCTATCAAGAAGATTGCAAAGACTGAAGGTTTTCTGGGTTTCTACAG AGGCAATGGTGCTAGTGTCGCTCGGATTGTTCCTTATGCAGCGCTGCATTACATGGCTTATGAACAATATCGAAGATGGATTATCCtttcttttccaaattttgaTAGAGGCCCCATACTTGATCTTTTGGCAGGATCATTTGCTGGAGGAACCGCCGTGATTTTTACTTATCCTCTGGACTTGGTTCGGACTAAGTTAGCATTCCAG GTTGTTGGTCCGTCAAAGTCAAGTATTCATGGGCTAGTAGTTCCCGAGCATGTATATAGAGGAATTTCTGATTGTTTCTCGAAAACTTTTAAAGAGGCTGGACTAAGAGGTCTCTATCGTGGCGTTG CCCCATCACTTTACGGGATTTTCCCATATGCTGGTTTGAAGTTCTACTTCTATGAAGAGATGAAGCGACATGTACCAGAGGACCACAAGAAAAATATTATGGTCAAGCTGGTATGCGGGTCAGTTGCAGGTCTGTTAGGTCAGACCTTTACATATCCTCTTGATGTGGTTAGGAGGCAAATGCAG GTTCAACGTCTACTAGCATCCAACAGTACGGAGATGATGGGAACATTTGAAACCCTTGCTTTGATAGCTCGAAAGCAAGGTTTTAAACAGTTGTTTTCAGGTCTAAGCATCAACTACTTGAAG GTTGTACCATCAGTAGCAATTGGGTTTACCGTTTATGATGTAATGAAAACATACCTAAGGGTTCCATCTCGAGACGAAGCTGTGGTAGAAGTGGtaacaaataaaagaaacatCCAATCGTCCTCTCTTAATACATAA